From Dehalococcoidia bacterium, a single genomic window includes:
- a CDS encoding methyltransferase domain-containing protein, whose amino-acid sequence MASGRTRWPFEAAAPDGGQRMIWLPRPLVRLAFELLYGPLAPCYDWVSRTFFLGQWAHWQQAALAFVEGRVLEIGSGTGALQLVAVEQGRDWVAVERSAQMIRQARRRFRRAGVAAGLVRGEAAALPIQTARVDGVVSTFPTEYIFAEAVHQEIARVLRPGGVAVVVLAGALRPTGPLGAVLDQLHHLVVGDAPALEGFPRSTGLTWTARWIPSPQGKALVLIGKRMP is encoded by the coding sequence GTGGCGTCGGGGCGCACGCGCTGGCCGTTCGAGGCGGCGGCACCGGACGGCGGGCAGCGCATGATCTGGCTTCCCCGGCCGCTGGTGCGGCTGGCGTTTGAGCTGCTCTACGGTCCGCTGGCGCCGTGCTACGACTGGGTGAGCCGAACGTTCTTTCTCGGGCAGTGGGCCCACTGGCAGCAGGCCGCCCTCGCCTTCGTTGAGGGGCGGGTCCTCGAGATCGGCTCGGGCACCGGGGCGCTCCAGCTCGTTGCGGTTGAGCAGGGGCGCGACTGGGTCGCTGTCGAGCGCTCGGCCCAGATGATCCGGCAAGCCCGCCGCCGCTTTCGGCGCGCAGGGGTGGCGGCAGGTCTCGTTCGGGGAGAGGCAGCGGCGCTCCCGATCCAGACGGCGCGCGTCGACGGCGTCGTGAGCACTTTCCCCACCGAGTACATTTTCGCTGAGGCAGTGCATCAGGAGATTGCGCGCGTGCTCCGGCCGGGAGGGGTGGCCGTCGTTGTGCTTGCTGGCGCGCTCCGGCCGACGGGACCGCTCGGCGCAGTGCTTGACCAGCTGCATCATCTTGTGGTGGGCGATGCGCCCGCGCTCGAGGGGTTTCCTAGGTCCACTGGACTGACGTGGACAGCTCGGTGGATCCCAAGTCCGCAAGGCAAGGCGCTTGTGCTCATCGGCAAGCGGATGCCCTGA
- a CDS encoding HD-GYP domain-containing protein: MRRIPVSMLRPGDRLGQALRNDRGDILVQPGVPLTPEMITSIRRRGFYAVYVRDGIADDVIPEDVISDRVRAVTVRHISELFSLSAQEKSNSRSRTSGIELARARKTQRLLEAVRQDVDLILNEVLDHDILTGITALKSYDDYTFHHSVDVAVIAILLGRSLRLRPDELRQLALGALLHDIGKMFIPAEILNKPGPLTSEEMRTMQQHTELGFRYLAEGSIGDYVANHVAFQHHERQDGGGYPRGLHGANRLRRDEHDRFDRTRIHPLAEIAAVADVYSALSSDRPYRPAMTPEAIRATIRQMAGRHLNEEVVTSFFATVPLFPVGAPVRITGGRYDGYTGVVVENRPGRLDRPVVRLTLDPRGQLLEPEEFATHTDPDCMLTTPPPAPAPPLAAAG; the protein is encoded by the coding sequence ATGCGCCGCATTCCCGTCTCAATGCTGCGTCCAGGCGATCGGCTGGGGCAGGCGCTTCGCAATGATCGCGGCGACATCTTGGTCCAACCGGGAGTTCCCCTCACGCCGGAGATGATCACCTCAATCCGGCGGCGAGGGTTTTACGCCGTCTATGTCCGCGACGGCATCGCCGATGACGTCATTCCGGAGGACGTGATCTCCGACCGGGTGCGGGCAGTGACGGTCCGCCATATCAGCGAGCTGTTTTCTCTCTCGGCCCAAGAGAAGAGCAACAGCCGCTCACGAACATCGGGGATCGAACTGGCGCGGGCGCGCAAGACTCAGCGACTGCTTGAGGCGGTACGCCAAGACGTCGATCTCATCTTGAATGAAGTGCTCGACCACGACATCTTGACCGGCATTACGGCACTGAAAAGTTACGACGACTACACCTTCCACCATTCGGTCGATGTTGCCGTGATCGCAATCCTGCTCGGCCGGTCGCTGCGTCTTCGTCCGGATGAGCTGCGCCAGCTCGCGCTTGGGGCGCTGCTGCATGACATCGGCAAGATGTTCATCCCCGCGGAGATCTTGAACAAGCCGGGCCCGCTGACGAGCGAGGAAATGCGCACTATGCAGCAACATACCGAGCTCGGCTTCCGCTACCTTGCGGAGGGAAGCATCGGCGACTACGTCGCTAACCATGTCGCCTTCCAGCATCATGAGCGTCAGGATGGCGGCGGCTACCCGCGGGGATTGCACGGTGCCAATCGGCTGCGGCGTGACGAGCATGACCGCTTCGACCGCACGCGGATCCATCCGCTTGCCGAGATTGCGGCGGTCGCCGACGTCTACTCGGCTTTGTCTTCTGACCGCCCCTACCGGCCAGCGATGACGCCCGAAGCGATCCGGGCGACGATCCGCCAGATGGCGGGGCGTCATCTCAATGAGGAAGTTGTCACCTCATTCTTCGCCACGGTCCCACTCTTCCCGGTCGGTGCGCCGGTGCGCATTACCGGCGGCCGATATGATGGCTACACCGGCGTGGTCGTCGAAAATCGTCCGGGGCGGCTCGACCGTCCGGTGGTTCGGCTGACGCTTGACCCGCGCGGCCAGCTGCTGGAGCCGGAAGAGTTCGCCACGCACACCGACCCCGACTGCATGCTTACGACCCCGCCGCCGGCGCCGGCCCCGCCGCTCGCGGCCGCAGGATGA
- a CDS encoding UDP-N-acetylmuramoyl-L-alanyl-D-glutamate--2,6-diaminopimelate ligase codes for MTAPRSARLARLAAAVPGARLTGGDPLVTGIQFDSRLVRPGDLFVAVPGTTTDGARFIPQAIAAGAVAVVVQALPEPPAVPAIVVPNAREALAQIAAAFYGHPARQLRVSGVTGTDGKTTTSHLLWAIYEAAGERSGLVTTIRIVAGDDRVNATALTTPDAVTIQALLAEMVDAGCRRAVIEASSHALDQRRLDGVRFSSALCTVLDAEHLNYHGTLEAYIAAKARLFALLEEGGIAVRNAENPLSDRLTVPAHARQLRFGLAQGDVRAEAIATSAAGTTFQLVSPFGRIPIRTRLIGQFNVQNWLAAAAVALAEGIPLEAVARAAEAMPPIKGRLEVVDAGQPFRVVVDFAHTPLALGAVLATLRPLTPGRLIAVFGHAGERDPANRPRMGEIAAAFADVIIVTMDDPYSEDPAQIADAIEAGIAQSGRQPAVMRCLDRREAMRRAFAQAAPHDTVLVAGRGHETVLEWNGRRIPFDDVVVARELLRDLGYHAPHSADGLRRTE; via the coding sequence GTGACTGCACCGCGTTCGGCACGGCTCGCGCGCTTAGCTGCCGCCGTCCCCGGCGCGCGGCTGACCGGCGGCGACCCGCTCGTCACCGGCATCCAGTTTGACAGCCGCCTCGTTCGGCCAGGCGACCTGTTCGTTGCCGTGCCCGGGACGACCACAGACGGCGCGCGTTTCATCCCGCAGGCGATCGCTGCTGGTGCCGTCGCGGTCGTCGTCCAAGCGCTTCCGGAGCCGCCCGCTGTTCCCGCGATCGTCGTCCCAAACGCCCGCGAGGCGCTTGCCCAGATCGCCGCCGCCTTCTACGGCCACCCCGCGCGACAGCTGCGCGTCAGCGGCGTCACGGGGACCGACGGCAAGACCACCACCAGCCACCTGCTCTGGGCTATCTACGAGGCGGCCGGTGAACGGAGCGGGCTCGTGACGACGATCCGGATCGTTGCTGGCGACGACCGCGTCAATGCGACCGCTCTGACCACCCCCGATGCCGTGACGATCCAAGCCCTTCTCGCCGAAATGGTCGACGCCGGCTGCCGGCGCGCCGTGATCGAAGCGAGTTCGCACGCCCTCGACCAGCGCCGGCTGGACGGCGTTCGCTTCTCCTCGGCACTCTGCACAGTCCTCGACGCCGAGCATCTGAACTATCACGGCACCTTGGAGGCCTATATTGCCGCCAAAGCGCGCCTCTTCGCGCTGCTCGAGGAGGGCGGGATCGCCGTCCGCAACGCCGAGAACCCGTTGAGCGATCGCTTGACCGTCCCCGCTCACGCCCGCCAGCTGCGGTTCGGGCTTGCGCAGGGCGATGTCCGCGCCGAAGCAATCGCGACAAGCGCCGCAGGCACCACCTTCCAGCTCGTCTCGCCGTTCGGCCGCATTCCCATCCGCACCCGGCTGATCGGGCAGTTCAACGTTCAGAACTGGCTGGCAGCGGCCGCCGTCGCCCTCGCCGAAGGCATCCCGCTTGAGGCGGTCGCTCGCGCCGCCGAAGCCATGCCGCCGATCAAAGGCCGGCTGGAAGTGGTCGACGCGGGGCAGCCGTTTCGGGTTGTGGTCGACTTTGCTCACACGCCGCTCGCGCTCGGGGCGGTGCTCGCGACGCTCCGCCCGCTGACCCCCGGCCGGCTGATCGCGGTGTTCGGTCACGCCGGCGAGCGCGACCCTGCCAACCGTCCGCGAATGGGAGAGATCGCCGCAGCCTTTGCCGATGTCATCATCGTCACCATGGATGACCCCTATTCCGAAGACCCCGCTCAGATCGCGGACGCGATCGAAGCGGGGATCGCGCAAAGCGGCCGCCAGCCGGCTGTGATGCGCTGCCTCGACCGGCGCGAAGCGATGCGCCGCGCTTTTGCGCAGGCAGCGCCGCACGATACCGTGCTTGTGGCAGGCCGCGGCCACGAAACGGTGCTTGAATGGAACGGGCGTCGCATCCCCTTCGACGACGTCGTCGTCGCCCGTGAACTGCTGCGCGACCTTGGCTATCACGCGCCCCACTCAGCAGATGGGCTCAGGAGGACAGAATGA